A region from the Marinitoga sp. 38H-ov genome encodes:
- a CDS encoding EscU/YscU/HrcU family type III secretion system export apparatus switch protein, producing MDKKVVAIKYKEFEDDVPIVIAKGVGKIADKILEIARENKIPITKNTKVVNDLYSLDIPSEIPEDMYFIIAKIIAHVMKLDAR from the coding sequence ATGGATAAAAAAGTTGTTGCTATAAAATATAAAGAATTTGAAGATGATGTTCCAATTGTCATTGCAAAAGGCGTAGGAAAGATTGCCGATAAAATACTTGAAATTGCTAGGGAAAATAAAATACCTATAACAAAAAATACAAAAGTTGTAAATGACTTATACTCTTTAGATATTCCTTCAGAAATACCAGAAGATATGTATTTTATAATTGCAAAAATAATTGCCCATGTTATGAAATTAGATGCGAGGTGA
- the ylqF gene encoding ribosome biogenesis GTPase YlqF, translating into MWYPGHIKKAKSKIKTYLKTVQGILELVDARAPYASRAYEFEDLFKNKDRIILFNKVDIADEKNLIFWENYYKSKGYKVLKTSLKNVSIRSFLTKVVYKSFPKKFSELRVMVAGIPNVGKSTLINSIKGKKSLRVGNTPGVTRGVQWISVNDQFMLLDTPGILYSEIYNKKILYKLILIGSLKPEEDEKEFAIEYGFNFFKEKYPEIIKNALKSNEIPEDYLAFIELFAKKRNFIASGNSYDTERAMNIFLKELSDGKYGKIVYDFPEDYDMLK; encoded by the coding sequence ATGTGGTATCCTGGACATATTAAAAAGGCTAAAAGTAAAATTAAAACTTATTTAAAAACAGTTCAAGGAATTTTAGAACTAGTAGATGCTAGAGCGCCATATGCTAGTAGGGCATATGAATTTGAAGATTTATTCAAAAACAAAGATAGAATAATATTATTTAATAAAGTAGATATTGCGGATGAAAAAAATTTGATTTTTTGGGAAAATTATTATAAGAGTAAGGGATATAAAGTTTTAAAAACATCATTAAAAAATGTTAGTATTAGAAGTTTTTTAACTAAAGTTGTATATAAGTCTTTTCCAAAAAAATTCAGTGAATTAAGGGTCATGGTTGCTGGTATTCCAAATGTTGGAAAATCAACTCTAATTAATAGTATTAAAGGGAAAAAATCATTAAGAGTAGGAAATACACCAGGTGTAACTAGAGGTGTTCAATGGATTAGTGTAAATGATCAATTTATGTTATTAGATACTCCTGGAATATTATATAGCGAAATATATAATAAAAAGATATTGTATAAACTAATTCTTATTGGTTCCCTAAAACCCGAAGAAGATGAAAAAGAATTTGCAATAGAATATGGATTTAATTTCTTCAAGGAAAAATATCCAGAAATAATAAAAAATGCTTTGAAATCAAATGAAATCCCTGAAGATTATTTGGCTTTTATAGAACTTTTTGCAAAAAAAAGAAATTTTATTGCGTCTGGAAATTCATATGATACAGAACGAGCTATGAATATATTTTTAAAAGAATTATCTGATGGAAAATATGGAAAAATTGTATATGATTTTCCTGAAGATTATGATATGTTAAAGTGA